The following are from one region of the Anomaloglossus baeobatrachus isolate aAnoBae1 chromosome 1, aAnoBae1.hap1, whole genome shotgun sequence genome:
- the GUCD1 gene encoding protein GUCD1 isoform X3 has translation MREPHPPNIVMKSPGTNDVDADRAALQSPDTRHPDNRDYVQLKVPLIQQSYHWDCGLACARMVLQYLNLLNEEEFQNAMQELQLTKSIWTIDLAYLMHHFGVQHQFCTQTLGVDKGYKNQSFYRKHFDAEENRVNQLFAQAKAHGVNVEKRVVSDKHHQL, from the exons ATGAGGGAGCCGCATCCTCCTAATATCGTCATGAAGAGCCCCGGAACCAATGATGTAGACGCCGACAGGGCCGCGCTGCAGTCCCCGGATACGAGGCACCCAGACAACC GTGATTATGTCCAGTTAAAAGTCCCCCTCATCCAGCAGTCTTACCACTGGGATTGTGGTTTGGCATGTGCCCGGATGGTCTTACA GTACCTTAATCTCCTGAATGAAGAGGAGTTCCAGAATGCAATGCAGGAGCTCCAACTCACAAAAAGCATTTGGACAATTGACCTAGCTTACCTAATGCACCACTTTGGGGTCCAGCACCAGTTCTGCACACAGACCTTGGGTGTAGACAAAGGATACAAGAACCAA TCTTTTTACAGGAAACATTTTGATGCAGAGGAAAACAGGGTAAACCAATTATTTGCCCAAGCCAAAGCTCACGGTGTTAATGTGGAAAAAAg